In one window of Hyla sarda isolate aHylSar1 chromosome 1, aHylSar1.hap1, whole genome shotgun sequence DNA:
- the LOC130267643 gene encoding olfactory receptor 10A7-like — protein MRFANYKFSGNQSNIDEFILLGFTNFNNKIQLFLLTLFLFIYIFTILGNFTIITVATLDSLLHTPMYYFLRNLSFLEMCYVTVTLPKLLHTFVAKRKTISFYSCCTQMYCFFTLGVTECFILAVMAYDRFVAICNPLRYFTVMNKATCFKMAAVSWVSGNLISLGQTASIFSLPYCGPNLINHFFCDIPPLLKLACTDVSANQIAVSVTGFLVLPLPFALVLYSYGRIIAAIIRISTNKERKKVFSTCASHFISVTLFFGTGAFTYVRVRTSDNPDNDKLLSLLYSVVTPLLNPLIYSLRNQEVKGGLKKLLHQKVGIKEMKTSGNVISSDDMK, from the coding sequence ATGAGATTTGCAAATTACAAGTTTTCAGGAAATCAGTCCAATATCGATGAATTTATCCTGTTGGGATTCACCAATTTTAACAACAAGATTCAGTTATTTCTTTTGAcccttttcctttttatttacatatttacaattCTGGGTAACTTCACAATCATCACCGTGGCAACTCTGGATTCCCTTCTTCACACACCAATGTACTATTTTCTCCGCAACCTCTCTTTCCTTGAAATGTGCTACGTTACAGTTACCCTTCCCAAATTGCTCCACACCTTTGTGGCCAAGAGGAAGACAATTTCTTTCTATAGTTGCTGTACACAGATGTATTGTTTCTTCACCCTTGGTGTCACAGAGTGTTTTATTCTCGCTGTCATGGCATATGACCGTTTTGTAGCCATCTGCAACCCCTTGAGATACTTTACAGTAATGAACAAAGCTACATGTTTCAAAATGGCCGCGGTGTCTTGGGTTTCTGGTAACCTTATCTCCCTTGGACAGACGGCCTCTATCTTTTCCCTTCCATACTGTGGTCCTAATCTAATAAACCACTTCTTCTGTGACATCCCTCCATTGCTGAAATTGGCCTGCACTGATGTTTCTGCTAATCAGATTGCTGTTTCTGTCACTGGTTttcttgtcctcccattgccatTTGCATTGGTACTTTACTCCTATGGGCGCATCATTGCTGCTATTATACGCATTAGCACCAATAAAGAGCGAAAGAAGGTCTTCTCTACTTGTGCCTCACACTTTATCTCTGTCACATTATTCTTCGGAACTGGAGCTTTTACATATGTACGGGTGAGGACTAGCGATAATCCAGATAATGACAAGCTGCTGTCTCTCCTCTATAGTGTGGTAACCCCACTTCTAAATCCACTTATTTATAGTTTAAGGAATCAGGAAGTTAAAGGAGGACTTAAAAAACTCTTGCATCAAAAAGTAGGGATCAAGGAAATGAAAACATCTGGAAATGTAATCTCTAGTGATGATATGAAATGA